In a genomic window of [Chlorobium] sp. 445:
- a CDS encoding DUF4440 domain-containing protein produces the protein MKVFLFLGLCGVLCADVRAQTDAGEAILAVLEAQVADWNRGDVRAFMRGYKVSDSTTFVSARGVEQGYEKILQRYLRSYPNAAAMGELKFEGLRVWLLSERHAVVNGQFVLTRRVASGNEERLSGYFTLLFEKTHEGWKIIVDHTS, from the coding sequence ATGAAAGTGTTTTTATTTTTGGGGTTATGTGGGGTGCTGTGTGCGGATGTGCGTGCGCAGACCGATGCGGGGGAAGCCATTTTAGCGGTGCTCGAGGCGCAAGTAGCGGATTGGAATCGTGGAGATGTGCGGGCGTTCATGCGTGGCTACAAGGTCTCGGATTCAACGACCTTTGTATCGGCGCGGGGTGTGGAGCAGGGCTACGAGAAGATTTTGCAGCGCTATTTGAGAAGTTATCCTAACGCAGCGGCGATGGGAGAGTTGAAGTTTGAGGGCTTGAGAGTGTGGTTACTTTCTGAGAGGCACGCGGTGGTGAATGGTCAATTTGTGCTGACGCGGCGTGTGGCAAGTGGCAACGAAGAGCGGCTCAGCGGGTATTTTACACTGCTGTTTGAAAAGACGCACGAGGGGTGGAAAATTATTGTGGATCATACGTCTTGA